One segment of Neisseria mucosa DNA contains the following:
- the purD gene encoding phosphoribosylamine--glycine ligase, with the protein MKLLVIGNGGREHALAWKLAQSSKVETVFVAPGNAGTAIELKLQNIALTAHQDLIDFCRNENIAFTVVGPEAPLAAGVVNDFRAAGLKIFGPTQYAAQLESSKDFAKAFMAKYNIPTAQYQTFENADVAHDYVNRKGAPIVIKADGLAAGKGVIVAMTLDEAHAAIDDMLLGNKMGNAGARVVIEDFLQGEEASFIVMVDGNHVLPMATSQDHKRLLDDDKGPNTGGMGAYSPAPVVTPDVYERAMNEIILPTVAGMKAEGHEFTGFLYAGLMIDKTGAPYTIEFNCRFGDPETQPIMSRLDSDLVDLVEAAIDGKLDSVAAEWNPQTAVGVVLAAQNYPDSPKKGDVIFGLDKANKIGKVFHAGTATNEKGEVVTNGGRVLCVVGLGDNVAQAKSKAYEALETICFDGMQYRKDIADKAINR; encoded by the coding sequence ATGAAATTGCTCGTTATTGGTAATGGTGGACGTGAACACGCACTGGCTTGGAAATTGGCGCAGTCGTCTAAAGTAGAAACTGTCTTTGTTGCACCTGGTAATGCCGGAACGGCAATTGAGCTTAAACTGCAGAATATAGCGTTGACGGCGCATCAAGATTTGATTGATTTTTGCCGTAATGAAAATATTGCCTTTACCGTAGTCGGCCCTGAAGCGCCTTTGGCTGCGGGTGTGGTGAATGACTTCCGTGCTGCCGGATTGAAGATTTTTGGCCCGACTCAATACGCGGCTCAGTTGGAGAGTTCAAAAGATTTTGCTAAAGCATTTATGGCAAAATATAACATTCCAACCGCGCAATACCAAACCTTTGAAAATGCCGATGTGGCACATGATTACGTCAACCGAAAAGGTGCGCCGATTGTTATTAAGGCGGATGGTTTGGCTGCCGGTAAGGGTGTGATTGTCGCCATGACTTTGGATGAAGCCCATGCCGCTATCGACGATATGTTGTTGGGCAATAAAATGGGCAATGCAGGCGCGCGCGTCGTGATTGAAGATTTCCTGCAAGGCGAGGAAGCGAGCTTTATCGTTATGGTGGACGGCAATCATGTTTTACCGATGGCAACCAGCCAAGACCATAAACGCCTGCTGGATGACGACAAAGGCCCTAATACCGGCGGTATGGGCGCATATAGCCCTGCTCCGGTGGTAACGCCTGATGTATACGAGCGCGCGATGAATGAAATTATTTTGCCGACCGTGGCCGGTATGAAAGCAGAAGGTCATGAATTTACCGGCTTTTTATACGCGGGCTTGATGATTGATAAAACCGGTGCGCCTTATACCATCGAATTCAACTGCCGTTTCGGGGACCCTGAAACGCAGCCGATTATGAGCCGTTTGGATAGCGATTTGGTGGACTTGGTTGAAGCGGCAATCGACGGCAAACTGGATAGTGTTGCTGCCGAATGGAATCCGCAGACTGCAGTAGGCGTGGTGTTGGCCGCACAAAACTATCCTGATTCTCCGAAAAAAGGCGATGTGATCTTTGGCTTGGATAAGGCCAATAAAATCGGTAAAGTTTTCCATGCCGGTACTGCAACGAATGAAAAAGGCGAAGTGGTAACCAACGGCGGCCGTGTGTTGTGTGTCGTCGGTTTGGGCGATAATGTTGCACAAGCTAAGAGTAAGGCTTATGAGGCATTGGAAACCATCTGTTTTGACGGTATGCAATACCGTAAAGACATTGCTGATAAAGCCATCAATCGTTAA
- a CDS encoding electron transfer flavoprotein subunit alpha/FixB family protein produces MSVLIIAEHNNQHLNPATLHAVTAAAKLGNVDLLVAGSNAAAVVEEAKQVAGVAKVLVADASYYAEGLAEELAPLVVKLAVDYRYVAATATAFGKNLLPRVAALLDVPQVSDLTEVVDNSTFVRPIYAGNAFETVQSDSEKLVLTFRATAFDAAGQGGNAEVVNVEATPAQNLSRFVNRQLSQSDRPELTQAKVIVSGGRALGSAEKFNEVLTPLADVLGAAIGASRAAVDAEYAPNDAQVGQTGKVVAPQLYFAIGISGAIQHVAGMQDSKVIVAINKDADAPIFNVADYGLVGDLFEVVPQLTEALKN; encoded by the coding sequence ATGAGCGTATTGATTATCGCGGAACATAATAACCAACATTTGAATCCTGCCACTTTGCATGCGGTAACGGCTGCCGCCAAATTAGGTAATGTAGATTTATTGGTCGCCGGCAGCAATGCTGCTGCGGTCGTTGAAGAGGCAAAACAGGTTGCAGGCGTAGCGAAGGTTTTGGTAGCCGATGCGTCCTATTATGCTGAAGGTTTGGCAGAAGAATTGGCGCCTTTGGTTGTTAAACTGGCTGTGGATTACCGCTATGTGGCTGCGACTGCAACTGCGTTTGGCAAAAATCTTCTGCCTCGAGTAGCAGCCTTGTTGGATGTACCACAAGTTTCGGATTTAACCGAAGTTGTGGATAACTCGACATTTGTCCGTCCGATTTATGCCGGTAATGCGTTTGAAACTGTTCAATCCGATTCTGAAAAACTGGTGCTGACTTTCCGTGCGACAGCATTTGATGCTGCCGGACAAGGCGGTAATGCAGAAGTGGTTAATGTTGAGGCAACGCCTGCTCAAAACCTGAGCCGTTTCGTAAACCGTCAACTTTCCCAATCTGACCGTCCTGAATTGACTCAGGCTAAAGTAATTGTTTCCGGTGGCCGTGCATTGGGCAGTGCTGAAAAATTCAATGAAGTGTTGACTCCTTTGGCAGATGTTTTGGGTGCGGCGATTGGTGCGTCCCGTGCAGCAGTGGATGCCGAGTATGCGCCAAATGATGCCCAAGTGGGGCAAACCGGTAAAGTGGTGGCGCCGCAACTGTACTTCGCTATCGGTATTTCCGGTGCTATCCAACACGTTGCCGGTATGCAAGACAGTAAAGTGATTGTTGCCATCAACAAAGATGCTGACGCTCCGATTTTCAATGTGGCGGATTACGGCTTGGTTGGTGATTTGTTTGAAGTTGTGCCTCAACTGACTGAAGCACTGAAAAACTGA
- a CDS encoding exodeoxyribonuclease VII small subunit, with product MKKNAPQSFEEALSRLETLTQAMQSSEMPLEDALAAYQEGNELVRYCQTKLAEVEQKLQVLDAGELKELNLEPGE from the coding sequence ATGAAAAAAAACGCCCCCCAATCCTTTGAAGAAGCCTTATCCCGCCTCGAAACCCTGACCCAGGCCATGCAAAGCAGCGAAATGCCGCTGGAAGATGCTTTGGCCGCCTATCAGGAAGGCAACGAATTGGTCCGATACTGCCAAACCAAATTGGCGGAAGTTGAGCAGAAACTGCAAGTCTTGGATGCCGGCGAACTGAAGGAGTTGAACCTTGAACCCGGCGAATGA
- a CDS encoding DUF4298 domain-containing protein, which yields MQKRIDEIQSKYREWCELLPQLEADIARWKHAASLMQDMDDFYTNEYQACHQAIEEGADVDLRTQGEYSIMSEDALWNALGEFHQLAWEHLRSSVNALDRYQG from the coding sequence ATGCAAAAACGTATTGATGAAATTCAAAGCAAATACCGCGAATGGTGCGAATTACTGCCGCAACTGGAAGCAGATATCGCCCGCTGGAAACATGCTGCAAGCCTCATGCAAGACATGGATGACTTCTATACCAACGAATACCAAGCATGCCATCAAGCCATTGAAGAAGGAGCAGATGTTGATTTGCGAACACAGGGCGAATACAGCATTATGAGCGAAGATGCCCTATGGAACGCACTGGGGGAATTTCATCAACTGGCTTGGGAGCACCTGCGTTCAAGCGTAAATGCTTTAGACAGATACCAAGGCTAA
- the msrAB gene encoding bifunctional peptide-methionine (S)-S-oxide reductase MsrA/peptide-methionine (R)-S-oxide reductase MsrB, which translates to MKPRTFFSLCAKFGCLLALGACSSKMMDTEAATVPQALSSLKTPDNRPASVFLKKDKPTLIKFWASWCPLCLSELGQTEKWAQDKRFSSANLITVASPGFLHEKKDGDFQKWYAGLNYPKLPVVTDNGGTIAQSLNIGVYPSWALIGKDGDVQRIVKGSINEAQALALIRDPNADLGRLKNSFYKPDTQKKDSKIMNTRTIYLAGGCFWGLEAYFQRIDGVVDAVSGYANGKTENPSYEDVSYRNTGHAETVKVTYDADKLSLDDILQYFFRVVDPTSLNKQGNDIGTQYRSGVYYTDPAEKAVIAAALKREQQKYQQPLVVENEPLQNFYDAEEYHQDYLIKNPNGYCHIDIRKADEPLPGKTKAAPQGKGFDAARYKKPSDAELKRLLTEEQYQVTQNNATEYAFSHEYDHLFKPGIYVDIVSGEPLFSSADKFDSGCGWPSFTRPINAAAVTEHDDFSYNMRRTEVRSHAADSHLGHVFADGPQDKGGLRYCINGASLKFIPLEEMDAAGYGALKDKVK; encoded by the coding sequence ATGAAACCCCGTACCTTCTTTTCCCTTTGTGCCAAGTTCGGCTGCCTGCTTGCGCTTGGCGCCTGCTCATCCAAAATGATGGATACCGAAGCCGCAACTGTACCGCAGGCATTGTCCTCGTTGAAAACTCCTGACAACCGCCCTGCCAGTGTCTTCCTGAAAAAAGACAAACCAACCCTGATTAAATTTTGGGCAAGTTGGTGTCCTTTGTGTTTGTCCGAACTGGGGCAGACCGAAAAATGGGCGCAGGACAAGCGGTTTAGCTCCGCCAACCTGATTACCGTCGCGTCCCCCGGCTTTTTGCACGAGAAAAAAGACGGCGACTTCCAAAAATGGTATGCCGGTTTGAACTATCCCAAGCTGCCCGTCGTGACCGACAACGGCGGCACCATCGCCCAAAGCCTGAATATCGGCGTTTACCCGTCGTGGGCGTTAATCGGCAAAGACGGCGACGTGCAGCGCATCGTCAAAGGCAGCATCAACGAAGCGCAGGCATTGGCGTTAATCCGCGACCCGAATGCCGATTTAGGCCGTCTGAAAAACTCGTTCTACAAACCCGACACACAGAAAAAGGATTCAAAAATCATGAACACACGCACCATCTACCTCGCCGGCGGCTGCTTCTGGGGCTTGGAAGCCTATTTCCAACGCATAGACGGCGTGGTTGACGCAGTATCCGGCTATGCCAACGGCAAAACGGAAAACCCGAGCTACGAAGATGTGTCCTACCGCAACACGGGCCATGCCGAGACCGTCAAAGTCACCTACGATGCCGACAAACTCAGTCTAGACGACATCCTGCAATATTTCTTCCGCGTCGTTGATCCGACCAGCCTCAACAAACAAGGCAACGACATCGGCACGCAATACCGCAGCGGCGTGTACTACACCGACCCCGCCGAAAAAGCCGTCATTGCCGCCGCGCTCAAACGCGAGCAGCAAAAATACCAACAGCCCCTCGTCGTCGAAAACGAGCCGCTGCAAAACTTCTACGATGCCGAGGAATACCATCAGGACTATCTGATTAAAAACCCCAACGGCTATTGCCACATCGATATCCGCAAAGCCGACGAACCGCTACCGGGCAAAACCAAAGCCGCCCCGCAAGGCAAAGGCTTCGACGCGGCAAGGTATAAAAAGCCCAGCGATGCCGAACTCAAACGCCTTCTGACCGAAGAGCAATACCAAGTTACCCAAAACAACGCAACCGAATACGCCTTCAGTCATGAATACGACCACTTGTTCAAACCCGGTATTTATGTGGACATCGTCAGCGGCGAACCCCTGTTCAGCTCTGCCGACAAATTCGATTCCGGCTGCGGCTGGCCGAGCTTCACCCGCCCGATTAACGCCGCCGCCGTTACCGAACACGACGATTTCAGCTACAACATGCGCCGCACCGAAGTGCGCAGCCACGCCGCCGATTCGCACTTGGGACACGTCTTCGCCGACGGCCCGCAAGACAAAGGCGGCCTGCGCTATTGCATCAACGGCGCAAGTTTGAAATTCATTCCTTTGGAAGAAATGGACGCAGCCGGCTACGGCGCATTGAAAGACAAAGTGAAATAA
- a CDS encoding electron transfer flavoprotein subunit beta/FixA family protein, with the protein MKALVAVKRVVDYNVKVRVKADGSDVDIGNVKMSMNPFDEIAVEEAVRLKEAGKVSEIVAVSLGEKKCEETLRTALAMGADRAVHVETDAKLEPLAVAKLLKAVADKENPQVLLLGKQAIDDDANQVAQMLAALLNAAQGTFASKVQIEGEEALVTREIDGGEETVALKLPAVISADLRLNEPRFVKLPNIMAAKKKPLEKLSPADLAVDISPRLNTVKFAEPKARQAGVKVADVAELVEKLKNEAKVI; encoded by the coding sequence ATGAAAGCACTGGTCGCAGTAAAGCGCGTAGTGGACTACAACGTCAAAGTTCGTGTGAAAGCCGATGGTTCCGATGTGGATATCGGTAATGTCAAAATGTCGATGAACCCGTTTGATGAAATCGCGGTAGAAGAAGCTGTCCGTTTGAAAGAAGCCGGAAAAGTAAGCGAGATTGTTGCTGTTTCTCTTGGCGAGAAAAAATGCGAAGAGACGTTGCGTACAGCTTTGGCGATGGGTGCCGACCGTGCGGTTCATGTTGAGACTGATGCGAAATTGGAGCCTTTGGCCGTTGCAAAATTGCTGAAAGCTGTTGCGGATAAAGAAAATCCGCAAGTTTTACTGCTGGGCAAACAGGCAATTGACGATGATGCCAACCAAGTTGCCCAAATGCTGGCTGCGTTGTTGAATGCGGCTCAAGGTACTTTTGCATCAAAAGTGCAAATTGAAGGTGAAGAGGCATTGGTAACCCGTGAAATTGACGGCGGCGAAGAGACTGTTGCGTTGAAGCTGCCTGCAGTCATCAGTGCGGATTTGCGTTTGAACGAACCACGCTTTGTCAAACTTCCTAATATCATGGCGGCAAAGAAAAAACCTTTGGAAAAATTAAGTCCTGCCGATTTGGCTGTGGATATTTCTCCGCGTTTAAATACCGTGAAATTTGCCGAACCTAAAGCACGTCAAGCCGGTGTGAAAGTGGCTGATGTTGCCGAGTTGGTTGAAAAGCTGAAAAACGAAGCCAAAGTGATCTAA
- the purB gene encoding adenylosuccinate lyase, with the protein MINPIAALSPLDGRYAKSVEALRPIFSEYGLMRARVKVELNWLKALAAEPKIAEVPAFSDFTLAEIDKVIENFSLEDAAAVKAIEATTNHDVKAIEYWLKERFSGVPEVAAASEFIHFACTSEDINNLSHALMLQEAREAVLLPKLVEIIEKLTGMAHELAAVPMMSRTHGQPATPSTLGKEIANVVYRLQRQFKNLQAQEFLGKINGAVGNYNAHMVAYPDVDWETHCRNFVEISLGLTFNPYTIQIEPHDYMAEFFQAISRVNTILIDFNRDVWGYISLGYFKQKVKAGEVGSSTMPHKVNPIDFENSEGNLGMANAVLGFLSEKLPISRWQRDLTDSTVLRNMGVGVGYTVLGFAAHLRGLNKLEPNPAALAADLDATWELLAEPIQTVMRRYGVANPYEKLKDLTRGKDGITPEVLKLFIESLEIPVEAKAKLLELTPALYVGKAEELAKRI; encoded by the coding sequence ATGATTAACCCTATCGCTGCACTTTCCCCATTAGATGGCCGCTACGCCAAATCCGTTGAAGCATTGCGCCCGATTTTCTCCGAATACGGCCTGATGCGTGCGCGTGTCAAAGTTGAATTAAACTGGCTCAAAGCCCTTGCCGCCGAGCCTAAGATTGCAGAAGTTCCTGCTTTCAGCGATTTTACGCTTGCCGAAATCGACAAAGTGATCGAAAACTTCTCGCTTGAAGATGCCGCCGCCGTCAAAGCCATTGAGGCGACCACCAATCACGACGTCAAAGCCATCGAATATTGGCTTAAAGAACGCTTCTCCGGCGTGCCTGAAGTGGCTGCTGCCAGCGAGTTCATCCACTTTGCCTGCACCAGCGAAGACATCAACAACCTGTCCCACGCTTTAATGCTGCAAGAAGCGCGTGAGGCTGTTTTGCTACCGAAACTGGTTGAAATCATCGAGAAGTTGACCGGCATGGCGCATGAGTTGGCTGCCGTCCCGATGATGAGCCGCACGCATGGCCAGCCTGCTACACCAAGCACACTGGGTAAAGAAATCGCCAATGTCGTGTACCGCCTGCAACGCCAGTTTAAAAACCTGCAAGCGCAAGAGTTCCTCGGCAAAATCAATGGCGCAGTCGGCAACTACAATGCCCATATGGTCGCTTATCCCGATGTGGATTGGGAAACCCATTGCCGTAACTTCGTTGAAATCAGCCTTGGTCTGACCTTCAACCCCTACACCATTCAAATTGAGCCGCACGACTATATGGCGGAATTCTTCCAAGCCATCAGCCGTGTCAACACGATTCTGATCGACTTCAACCGCGATGTTTGGGGCTATATTTCTTTGGGTTACTTCAAACAAAAAGTCAAAGCAGGCGAAGTCGGTTCTTCCACCATGCCGCACAAAGTCAATCCGATCGACTTTGAAAACTCCGAAGGTAACCTCGGTATGGCCAATGCCGTATTGGGCTTTTTGTCCGAAAAACTGCCGATTTCCCGTTGGCAGCGCGACCTGACCGACAGCACCGTATTGCGCAATATGGGCGTAGGCGTGGGCTATACCGTATTGGGCTTTGCCGCCCATCTGCGCGGTCTGAATAAGCTTGAACCGAATCCTGCCGCCCTTGCTGCCGATTTGGACGCTACTTGGGAGCTGCTGGCCGAGCCGATTCAAACCGTCATGCGTCGTTACGGCGTGGCCAATCCTTACGAAAAGCTGAAAGACCTGACACGCGGTAAAGACGGCATTACGCCTGAAGTGTTGAAACTCTTTATCGAGTCGTTGGAAATTCCGGTAGAAGCCAAAGCCAAATTACTTGAGCTGACCCCTGCGTTGTATGTTGGCAAAGCCGAAGAGTTGGCAAAACGAATTTAA
- a CDS encoding IMPACT family protein gives MITTYKTITTPTQAEFKDKGSRFIAYAYPIRTLADVKKYLDPLKEEHHKARHWCYAYRLGVDGMQFRANDDGEPSGSAGRPILGQIDSVGVTDVLVVVVRYFGGTLLGVPGLIYAYKESTAQALAIAEVVEKNVEKTVWLKCEYPVLNEAIRIAKQYQADIVEQDLQLDCKLTVKIALADYEACIAAWKNTRQIEVDTEKPFE, from the coding sequence ATGATTACGACCTATAAAACCATTACCACACCGACACAGGCTGAATTTAAAGATAAAGGCAGCCGCTTCATCGCATATGCCTATCCGATTCGCACTTTAGCCGATGTGAAGAAATATCTCGACCCATTAAAGGAAGAGCATCACAAGGCACGACATTGGTGTTACGCTTACCGATTGGGTGTAGATGGAATGCAGTTTCGCGCAAACGATGATGGAGAACCGTCCGGAAGTGCAGGCCGCCCTATTCTAGGGCAGATTGATTCTGTCGGCGTAACGGATGTGTTGGTTGTGGTTGTGCGCTATTTTGGCGGTACGCTATTGGGTGTTCCCGGTTTGATTTATGCGTATAAGGAATCAACGGCTCAGGCACTGGCGATAGCAGAAGTTGTTGAAAAGAATGTCGAAAAGACAGTTTGGTTGAAGTGTGAATATCCTGTTTTGAATGAGGCTATACGGATTGCCAAACAATATCAGGCCGATATTGTAGAACAGGATTTGCAGCTGGATTGTAAGTTGACAGTGAAAATAGCGTTGGCCGATTATGAAGCTTGTATTGCTGCTTGGAAAAATACGCGTCAAATTGAAGTAGATACTGAGAAGCCGTTTGAATAA
- a CDS encoding polyprenyl synthetase family protein — translation MNPANELKTWQQKAQAQTELLLAHFLPYESQVPHTLHEAMRYVTLGGGKRLRPLLVLAASELGEANQNAVEQAMAAIEMVHVYSLVHDDMPAMDNDSLRRGKPTCHVQYDEATALLVGDALQTQAFDVLSRPTGLPAERQLAMLSTLAQASGSLGMAGGQAIDLANVGKAMNQAELEQMHSLKTGALIRAAVALGALSCPDLTPAQIQTLDRYAAKLGLAFQVIDDVLDCEADTATLGKTAGKDSDNDKPTYVKLMGLQAARTYAETLIAEAVALIEPFGGKALRLRQLAEFVTARKN, via the coding sequence TTGAACCCGGCGAATGAACTCAAAACATGGCAGCAAAAAGCCCAAGCGCAAACTGAATTGCTGCTGGCGCATTTCTTGCCGTATGAAAGCCAAGTGCCGCACACGCTGCACGAAGCCATGCGTTACGTTACCCTCGGCGGCGGCAAACGGCTGCGCCCGCTCTTGGTGCTTGCCGCGTCCGAATTGGGCGAAGCAAACCAAAATGCCGTTGAGCAGGCGATGGCGGCCATCGAAATGGTGCACGTCTATTCGCTGGTTCACGACGATATGCCGGCAATGGACAACGACAGCCTGCGCCGCGGCAAACCGACCTGCCATGTGCAATACGACGAAGCAACCGCCCTTTTGGTCGGCGATGCGCTGCAAACCCAAGCCTTTGATGTACTGAGCCGTCCGACAGGCCTGCCTGCCGAACGTCAGCTTGCCATGTTGTCCACGCTGGCCCAGGCATCCGGCAGCCTCGGCATGGCGGGCGGACAAGCCATCGACCTGGCCAATGTCGGCAAAGCCATGAATCAGGCCGAATTGGAACAGATGCACAGTCTCAAAACCGGCGCACTCATCCGCGCGGCCGTGGCCTTAGGCGCACTTTCCTGCCCGGACTTAACACCGGCGCAAATCCAAACCTTAGACCGCTACGCCGCCAAATTAGGCTTGGCTTTCCAAGTGATCGACGATGTATTGGACTGCGAAGCCGATACCGCCACCTTGGGCAAAACCGCCGGCAAAGACTCGGACAACGACAAACCGACCTACGTCAAACTGATGGGCCTGCAGGCCGCGCGTACTTACGCAGAAACGCTGATTGCAGAAGCCGTTGCCCTGATCGAGCCATTCGGCGGCAAAGCCCTGCGCCTGCGCCAACTGGCCGAGTTTGTTACCGCACGGAAAAACTAA
- a CDS encoding surface-adhesin E family protein, with product MNIKRFSLAATVFATLMLSACETTTTSSGGGSWTNIGTISEGNIKVAIDRSSIKRNGALVTFRDKKTVSKLKEERFVNTPAYKTAIGSWEIHCSNKTYRLAALQLMDEHGRVISNQSYTPTSIRPMSVMSGTITEKQYETVCGHKL from the coding sequence ATGAATATCAAACGTTTTTCCCTAGCTGCAACCGTATTTGCGACTTTGATGTTGAGTGCCTGTGAAACAACCACCACATCGAGCGGTGGCGGCAGCTGGACCAATATCGGCACCATCTCTGAAGGCAATATCAAAGTGGCCATTGATAGAAGCAGCATTAAAAGAAATGGCGCACTGGTTACTTTCCGCGATAAAAAAACCGTTTCCAAACTGAAAGAGGAACGTTTCGTCAACACGCCGGCCTATAAAACGGCCATCGGCAGCTGGGAAATTCATTGCTCAAACAAAACCTATCGCCTGGCAGCGCTGCAACTGATGGACGAACACGGCCGGGTAATTTCCAACCAAAGCTATACGCCGACCAGCATCCGCCCAATGAGCGTCATGAGCGGCACGATTACTGAAAAACAATACGAAACTGTGTGCGGACATAAGCTTTAA
- a CDS encoding L-threonylcarbamoyladenylate synthase, with product MMFPRILSAAAQRRLQAHLKKGGLVAYPTESCYGLGCIPTLPKALNQLIHLKKRPQHKGMIVIGHSLEQLQPLLQRPSENIQTMLREAWPAPKTFLLPAGKKVLPSLRGKRRSKLAVRVPAHAGARRLCQVLEMPLVSTSCNRAGKRACKTEREVRRQFGRKVWVVGGLIGKQKTPSQIIDGETGARLR from the coding sequence ATGATGTTCCCCAGAATTTTATCGGCTGCAGCCCAACGCAGGTTGCAGGCGCATCTTAAAAAAGGCGGTTTGGTCGCCTATCCTACCGAGTCTTGCTATGGCTTGGGCTGTATCCCTACTTTGCCCAAAGCACTCAATCAACTGATTCATCTGAAAAAACGACCGCAACACAAAGGTATGATTGTCATTGGGCATAGCTTGGAACAGTTGCAACCTTTGCTACAAAGGCCGTCTGAAAATATCCAAACCATGCTGCGTGAAGCATGGCCGGCTCCGAAAACTTTTTTATTGCCGGCCGGCAAAAAAGTATTGCCCTCATTGCGAGGAAAAAGACGCAGTAAATTGGCTGTCAGGGTTCCGGCGCATGCAGGTGCAAGGCGTTTGTGTCAGGTTTTGGAAATGCCTTTAGTCTCTACTTCATGCAATCGTGCGGGTAAACGGGCGTGCAAAACGGAAAGGGAAGTCAGAAGACAGTTTGGTAGGAAAGTCTGGGTTGTAGGCGGATTGATAGGTAAGCAGAAAACGCCTAGCCAGATTATTGACGGAGAAACAGGGGCAAGGCTGCGTTAA
- the ftsY gene encoding signal recognition particle-docking protein FtsY has product MFSFFRRKKKQETPAPEEAQVQETAAKVESEVAQVVEDIKEDAESLAESVKGHIELVVESAVETVSETVEQVREALTETPSETVEKVEEHVEAAKEAAVETVSEAVEQVQETVAEMPSEAAEAAEEAAEQAEATKEAAVETVSEAVEQVQETVAEMPSEAAEAAEEVAEQAEAGKEEAVEAVSEAVEQVQEAVAETPAEAPAPVEEQKLSWAARLKQGLTKSRDKMAKSLAGVFGGGQIDEDLYEELETVLITSDMGMEATEYLMKDVRDRVSLKGLKDGNELRGALKDALYDLVKPLEKPLVLPETKEPFVIMLAGINGAGKTTSIGKLAKYFQAQGKSVLLAAGDTFRAAAREQLQAWGERNNVTVISQTTGDSAAVCFDAVQAAKARGIDIVLADTAGRLPTQLHLMEEIKKVKRVLQKAMPDAPHEIIVVLDANIGQNAVNQVKAFDEALGLTGLIVTKLDGTAKGGILAALASDRPVPVRYIGVGEGIDDLRPFNAKAFVDALLD; this is encoded by the coding sequence ATGTTCAGCTTCTTCCGTCGCAAGAAAAAACAGGAAACTCCGGCTCCTGAGGAGGCTCAAGTTCAGGAAACCGCAGCAAAAGTAGAGTCTGAAGTTGCTCAAGTAGTTGAAGATATTAAAGAAGATGCCGAATCTTTAGCAGAAAGCGTCAAAGGGCATATTGAATTAGTTGTCGAATCGGCTGTTGAAACTGTCAGTGAAACCGTCGAGCAGGTGCGGGAAGCTTTGACCGAAACGCCGTCTGAAACAGTCGAAAAAGTGGAAGAACACGTTGAAGCGGCAAAAGAAGCGGCTGTTGAAACCGTCAGCGAGGCTGTTGAACAGGTTCAAGAAACCGTTGCCGAGATGCCGTCTGAAGCGGCTGAGGCTGCTGAAGAAGCAGCGGAACAGGCTGAGGCGACAAAAGAAGCAGCCGTTGAAACCGTCAGCGAGGCTGTTGAACAGGTTCAAGAAACCGTTGCCGAGATGCCGTCTGAAGCGGCTGAGGCTGCTGAAGAAGTAGCGGAACAGGCCGAAGCGGGCAAAGAAGAAGCTGTTGAAGCAGTTAGTGAAGCTGTTGAACAGGTTCAAGAAGCCGTTGCGGAAACCCCGGCTGAAGCCCCTGCTCCGGTAGAAGAACAAAAGCTCAGTTGGGCTGCGCGTTTGAAACAAGGCTTGACCAAATCACGTGACAAAATGGCAAAATCGTTGGCCGGCGTGTTTGGCGGCGGACAAATCGACGAGGATTTGTACGAAGAGCTGGAAACTGTGCTGATTACCAGCGATATGGGCATGGAAGCCACTGAATACTTGATGAAAGACGTGCGCGACCGTGTCAGCCTCAAAGGCCTCAAAGACGGCAACGAATTGCGCGGCGCGCTGAAAGATGCGCTGTACGACTTGGTTAAGCCTTTGGAAAAACCTTTGGTCTTGCCGGAAACCAAGGAGCCTTTCGTGATTATGCTTGCCGGTATTAATGGCGCGGGTAAAACCACGTCTATCGGTAAATTGGCCAAATACTTCCAAGCGCAGGGCAAATCTGTATTGCTGGCGGCAGGTGATACTTTCCGCGCCGCCGCGCGTGAGCAGCTTCAAGCTTGGGGCGAGCGCAACAATGTAACCGTGATTTCGCAAACTACGGGTGATTCCGCCGCCGTTTGCTTCGATGCCGTCCAAGCCGCGAAAGCGCGCGGTATCGACATTGTGCTGGCCGATACTGCCGGCCGCCTGCCGACGCAACTTCATTTGATGGAAGAAATCAAAAAAGTGAAACGCGTGTTGCAAAAAGCCATGCCGGATGCGCCACATGAAATCATTGTTGTACTTGATGCCAACATCGGTCAAAACGCCGTCAACCAAGTGAAAGCCTTTGACGAAGCATTGGGTTTGACCGGCCTGATCGTCACCAAGCTCGACGGTACGGCCAAAGGCGGTATCCTTGCCGCCCTTGCCTCTGACCGCCCAGTTCCCGTACGCTACATCGGCGTAGGCGAAGGCATCGACGATTTGCGTCCGTTTAATGCCAAAGCGTTTGTGGATGCCCTATTGGATTAA